One part of the Musa acuminata AAA Group cultivar baxijiao chromosome BXJ1-5, Cavendish_Baxijiao_AAA, whole genome shotgun sequence genome encodes these proteins:
- the LOC135674224 gene encoding NAC domain-containing protein 21/22-like isoform X1, with translation MRHLRYINPPALLLSRIQALATDLERERDSKTVHPIKEADPRRMDRMGLREIESTLPPGFRFYPSDEELVCHYLYKKVTSERCSEGTMVEVDLHTSEPWELPDVAKLSANEWYFFSFRDRKYATGSRTNRATKSGYWKATGKDRIICDPRTHARVGMRKTLVFYGGRAPNGAKTGWVMHEFRLETPHSPPREDWVLCRVFHKRKGESDHDKTASSSPTRMSSACVVDQPMPDVCHDQLGSSFPALLQQEDNSSDPFLMNMALLQRNLLDFPQEMGSAPAGMVGMSSRCEDELGFLLDLGFEHSFGEAGMVRYELPRWQG, from the exons ATGCGCCATCTTCGGTATATAAACCCTCCAGCCTTGCTACTCTCAAGAATTCAAGCTCTCGCAAcagatctagagagagagagggactcgAAGACTGTTCATCCAATCAAGGAAGCAGATCCAAGGCGTATGGATAGAATGGGGTTGAGAGAAATAGAATCCACACTGCCGCCGGGGTTCAGGTTCTACCCAAGCGACGAGGAGCTGGTCTGCCACTATCTCTACAAGAAGGTGACCAGCGAACGGTGCTCGGAGGGGACGATGGTAGAGGTGGATCTGCACACTAGTGAGCCGTGGGAGCTTCCAG ATGTGGCTAAACTGAGTGCCAacgagtggtacttcttcagctTCCGCGACCGCAAATACGCCACCGGATCGCGCACCAACCGAGCAACCAAATCGGGATACTGGAAAGCTACCGGGAAGGATAGAATAATCTGTGATCCAAGAACACACGCAAGGGTTGGGATGAGGAAGACATTGGTGTTCTACGGAGGCAGAGCTCCGAATGGAGCAAAGACTGGCTGGGTAATGCATGAGTTCCGACTGGAGACCCCCCACTCACCTCCCAGG GAGGACTGGGTTCTTTGTAGAGTGTTTCACAAGAGGAAAGGGGAGTCGGATCATGACAAGactgcttcttcttctcccacTCGGATGTCATCTGCTTGTGTCGTGGACCAGCCCATGCCAGATGTGTGCCATGACCAGCTTGGCTCATCCTTCCCTGCTCTCCTGCAGCAGGAGGACAACAGCTCAGACCCCTTCCTGATGAACATGGCACTGCTGCAGCGCAACCTTCTTGACTTCCCACAGGAGATGGGAAGCGCACCCGCCGGTATGGTGGGGATGAGCTCGAGGTGTGAGGATGAGCTGGGATTCCTGTTGGACTTGGGGTTCGAGCACAGCTTTGGGGAGGCAGGAATGGTGAGGTACGAGCTACCGAGGTGGCAAGGATAG
- the LOC135674224 gene encoding protein ATAF2-like isoform X2 produces MRHLRYINPPALLLSRIQALATDLERERDSKTVHPIKEADPRRMDRMGLREIESTLPPGFRFYPSDEELVCHYLYKKVTSERCSEGTMVEVDLHTSEPWELPDVAKLSANEWYFFSFRDRKYATGSRTNRATKSGYWKATGKDRIICDPRTHARVGMRKTLVFYGGRAPNGAKTGWEDWVLCRVFHKRKGESDHDKTASSSPTRMSSACVVDQPMPDVCHDQLGSSFPALLQQEDNSSDPFLMNMALLQRNLLDFPQEMGSAPAGMVGMSSRCEDELGFLLDLGFEHSFGEAGMVRYELPRWQG; encoded by the exons ATGCGCCATCTTCGGTATATAAACCCTCCAGCCTTGCTACTCTCAAGAATTCAAGCTCTCGCAAcagatctagagagagagagggactcgAAGACTGTTCATCCAATCAAGGAAGCAGATCCAAGGCGTATGGATAGAATGGGGTTGAGAGAAATAGAATCCACACTGCCGCCGGGGTTCAGGTTCTACCCAAGCGACGAGGAGCTGGTCTGCCACTATCTCTACAAGAAGGTGACCAGCGAACGGTGCTCGGAGGGGACGATGGTAGAGGTGGATCTGCACACTAGTGAGCCGTGGGAGCTTCCAG ATGTGGCTAAACTGAGTGCCAacgagtggtacttcttcagctTCCGCGACCGCAAATACGCCACCGGATCGCGCACCAACCGAGCAACCAAATCGGGATACTGGAAAGCTACCGGGAAGGATAGAATAATCTGTGATCCAAGAACACACGCAAGGGTTGGGATGAGGAAGACATTGGTGTTCTACGGAGGCAGAGCTCCGAATGGAGCAAAGACTGGCTGG GAGGACTGGGTTCTTTGTAGAGTGTTTCACAAGAGGAAAGGGGAGTCGGATCATGACAAGactgcttcttcttctcccacTCGGATGTCATCTGCTTGTGTCGTGGACCAGCCCATGCCAGATGTGTGCCATGACCAGCTTGGCTCATCCTTCCCTGCTCTCCTGCAGCAGGAGGACAACAGCTCAGACCCCTTCCTGATGAACATGGCACTGCTGCAGCGCAACCTTCTTGACTTCCCACAGGAGATGGGAAGCGCACCCGCCGGTATGGTGGGGATGAGCTCGAGGTGTGAGGATGAGCTGGGATTCCTGTTGGACTTGGGGTTCGAGCACAGCTTTGGGGAGGCAGGAATGGTGAGGTACGAGCTACCGAGGTGGCAAGGATAG
- the LOC135674225 gene encoding large ribosomal subunit protein uL22: MVKYSREPSNPTKSAKAMGRDMRVHFKNTRETAHAIRKLPLSKAKRYLEDVIAHKQAIPFRRFCGGVGRTAQAKGRHPNGQGRWPLKSARFILDLLKNAESNAEVKGLDVDALFISHIQVNQAQRQRRRTYRAHGRINPYMSSPCHIELILSEKEEPVKKEPETQIAPSKPKKAQAIRSGASS; encoded by the exons ATG GTGAAGTACTCGAGAGAGCCTTCCAATCCTACCAAGT CCGCCAAAGCCATGGGTCGGGACATGAGGGTTCACTTCAAG AATACCCGTGAGACAGCTCATGCCATTAGAAAGCTGCCTTTGTCAAAGGCCAAAAGATACCTTGAAGATGTAATTGCTCACAAGCAGGCTATTCCCTTCCGAAGGTTTTGTGGTGGTGTAGGACGCACAGCTCAAGCGAAGGGCCGGCACCCAAATGGGCAGGGCCGGTGGCCTCTGAAATCAGCCAGATTCATATTGGATCTGCTCAAGAATGCTGAAAGCAACGCTGAA GTGAAAGGTTTGGATGTTGATGCACTCTTCATATCACACATCCAAGTGAACCAAGCGCAAAGGCAGAGGCGCAGGACTTACCGTGCTCATGGGCGAATCAACC CTTATATGTCCTCCCCCTGTCATATTGAACTGATTTTGTCAGAAAAGGAAGAGCCCGTTAAGAAAGAG CCGGAGACCCAGATTGCTCCCAGTAAGCCCAAGAAAGCTCAAGCAATTAGAAGTGGGGCTTCTTCTTAG